The following are from one region of the Dehalococcoidia bacterium genome:
- a CDS encoding ABC transporter substrate-binding protein — MRGSIRCAALLISVAFVACAPAAPTAAPAAPAEQRDERQVLNVAVGSITANMTPAAAGGHWIRWHLYDTLTKFGPKFSVEPQVATRWDLSADGLNWRWTIRSDMTFSNGDRLTADDVAFSFTEMFARNWPGRANFINVVPESVRAVDATTVEFSTRVPDVTVLASTPLVFIIPKKYYESVGFDGFLQKPIGSSPYEMVDYRADASVTFRKRAAPHPFRTPQNTEITFRVVPDTGQQINGLRTGELDILTVNTFTPDQLDAIQRAGGTTQFFKVSTLAFFFPQGTLEAKNSPLRDKRVRQALNYAIDREAITKLFREAEVASQFAIPDSPYFNPAIRPYPYDPNRARQLLAEAGYPNGFRVETGMEFPSFTIKQEIALAVQANLKAIGVEAELIPLDFVQAATKGAGRGNELKAEIFGTVAGDSNGFISGIRQNIGCGKPVGSPPTALWWCNQQWDRLLDQAYTERDPAKRAPLFHQAALIMAEDVPVMPLIVQPSHSSWSSKVRGVEMPYFFYFTLDSAYKVK; from the coding sequence ATGAGAGGATCGATTCGCTGCGCTGCGCTGCTCATCTCAGTCGCCTTTGTCGCGTGCGCGCCCGCCGCTCCGACCGCTGCGCCGGCTGCCCCCGCTGAGCAGCGCGACGAACGGCAGGTGCTCAATGTTGCTGTCGGGTCGATCACGGCGAACATGACCCCGGCGGCCGCAGGGGGCCATTGGATCCGCTGGCATCTCTACGACACGCTGACCAAGTTCGGCCCGAAGTTCTCCGTCGAGCCCCAAGTTGCAACGCGGTGGGATCTGTCGGCCGACGGCCTGAACTGGCGCTGGACAATCCGCTCCGACATGACGTTCAGCAACGGCGACAGGCTGACCGCTGACGATGTCGCCTTTTCCTTCACCGAGATGTTCGCGCGCAACTGGCCAGGACGCGCCAACTTCATCAACGTTGTCCCCGAGAGCGTCAGGGCGGTCGACGCGACGACAGTCGAGTTCAGCACGCGCGTGCCCGATGTCACGGTCCTCGCCTCGACTCCGCTCGTCTTTATCATCCCGAAGAAGTACTACGAGTCGGTGGGGTTTGACGGCTTTCTCCAGAAGCCGATCGGCTCCTCGCCGTATGAGATGGTGGACTACCGTGCCGACGCTTCGGTGACGTTCCGCAAGCGGGCTGCTCCCCATCCCTTCCGGACCCCGCAGAATACCGAGATCACTTTCCGGGTGGTGCCCGATACCGGCCAGCAGATCAACGGCCTGCGGACGGGCGAACTGGACATCCTGACTGTCAACACCTTTACTCCCGACCAGCTCGACGCGATCCAGCGTGCAGGCGGCACCACTCAGTTCTTCAAGGTCTCGACCCTCGCGTTCTTCTTCCCGCAGGGAACGCTCGAGGCGAAGAACTCACCGCTGCGCGATAAGCGCGTCCGCCAAGCGCTCAATTACGCCATCGACCGCGAGGCGATTACCAAGCTGTTCCGCGAGGCGGAGGTCGCCAGCCAATTCGCCATTCCGGACAGCCCCTACTTCAATCCGGCGATCCGGCCCTATCCCTACGACCCGAACCGGGCGCGCCAGCTGCTCGCCGAAGCGGGATATCCGAACGGGTTCCGCGTTGAGACTGGGATGGAGTTCCCCTCCTTCACCATCAAGCAGGAGATCGCCCTTGCGGTCCAAGCAAACCTGAAGGCGATTGGGGTCGAGGCCGAACTGATCCCGCTTGACTTTGTGCAAGCTGCCACCAAAGGCGCGGGGCGCGGCAACGAGCTGAAGGCGGAGATCTTCGGCACGGTCGCCGGCGACTCCAACGGCTTTATCTCGGGCATCCGGCAGAACATCGGCTGCGGCAAGCCGGTCGGCTCGCCGCCGACTGCGCTGTGGTGGTGCAACCAGCAGTGGGACCGGCTGCTCGACCAAGCCTACACTGAGCGCGACCCCGCGAAGCGGGCGCCGCTCTTCCACCAGGCCGCGCTGATCATGGCTGAGGACGTGCCCGTCATGCCGCTCATCGTCCAGCCGAGCCATTCGTCTTGGTCGAGCAAGGTGCGCGGCGTCGAAATGCCGTACTTCTTCTACTTCACCCTCGACAGCGCCTATAAGGTGAAATAG
- a CDS encoding alpha/beta hydrolase, whose translation MRADLTPRHGHVIVDGLRLHYLAWGDPANPPMLLLHGVGQQAHSWDFVAMDLGQDHYVISLDQRGHGESDWAPDRDYSPEAFQRDLDGVVDHLGLKQFVLVGLSMGGMNAIRFAARRQHELRGLVVVDIGPEVIERGGREIRAFMEMDDELDTFEEFVERAARFNPLRPKESFRGSLQHNLKQLPSGKWTWKYDKYFRDPTVERKRPDLWPDVRQLRLPVLVVRGEYSHVLGEEQARVFVEALPDASYVVIPGAGHLVPGDQPDRFSDALRAWLRTRRPEGIR comes from the coding sequence GTGAGGGCAGACCTAACGCCGCGCCACGGCCATGTCATCGTCGATGGCCTGCGGCTTCATTATCTTGCCTGGGGCGACCCGGCGAACCCCCCGATGCTCCTGCTCCATGGGGTCGGGCAGCAGGCGCACAGCTGGGACTTTGTCGCGATGGACCTCGGCCAGGACCATTACGTCATCTCGCTTGATCAGCGCGGGCATGGCGAGAGCGATTGGGCGCCTGACCGAGATTATTCCCCAGAGGCGTTCCAGCGCGATCTGGATGGCGTCGTCGATCACCTTGGGCTGAAGCAGTTCGTGCTCGTCGGGCTGTCGATGGGGGGGATGAATGCGATCCGCTTCGCGGCGCGCCGGCAGCATGAGCTGCGCGGCCTCGTCGTCGTCGATATCGGTCCCGAGGTGATCGAGCGCGGGGGGCGCGAGATCCGCGCCTTCATGGAGATGGACGACGAGCTCGACACGTTCGAGGAATTTGTCGAGCGGGCGGCGCGGTTCAATCCGCTCCGCCCGAAAGAGAGCTTTCGCGGCAGCCTCCAACATAACCTGAAGCAACTGCCCTCGGGCAAGTGGACATGGAAGTACGACAAATACTTCCGTGATCCCACGGTCGAGCGGAAACGCCCCGATCTCTGGCCGGATGTGCGGCAGCTTCGCCTGCCAGTCCTCGTTGTGCGCGGCGAGTACAGCCATGTGCTCGGCGAAGAGCAAGCCCGGGTGTTCGTCGAGGCGCTGCCAGATGCGTCGTACGTCGTCATTCCGGGCGCAGGCCATCTCGTGCCCGGCGACCAACCGGATCGCTTCAGTGACGCCTTGCGCGCCTGGCTGCGGACGCGCAGGCCGGAGGGAATTCGATGA
- a CDS encoding sulfurtransferase has product MTDPRGMLVDVSWVRERLHDPQLRLLDVRKPAEFEAGHLPGAVNVDIYDLHWWDSSPEGLPGFRRQHEQAFGAAGLSRDHTIVVYGQTTDMLAARALWVLKLFGHPRAYLLDGGIAAWQESGGALERGPVVPAPADYRSEWHPEILAGWPEVRAAIGKPGTVLLDTRSREEYTGTLVRSKHGGAIPGAIHLEFSNNIGPDGRLKSPDELAALYRARGVTPDKEVIAYCHGGYRAAHTWLALTVAGYPRVKNYVSSWGEWGNRDDLPIERPSAQDDPVA; this is encoded by the coding sequence ATGACCGATCCTCGCGGAATGCTGGTCGATGTCAGTTGGGTGCGCGAGCGGCTGCACGATCCGCAGCTGCGCCTGCTCGATGTCCGGAAACCGGCCGAGTTCGAGGCAGGCCATCTGCCCGGCGCGGTCAACGTCGATATCTACGACCTGCACTGGTGGGACTCGTCACCCGAGGGGCTGCCCGGCTTCCGCCGCCAGCACGAGCAGGCGTTCGGTGCCGCGGGACTGAGCCGCGACCACACGATTGTCGTCTACGGCCAGACTACAGACATGCTCGCGGCGCGGGCACTGTGGGTGCTCAAGCTGTTCGGTCATCCCCGGGCGTATCTCCTCGATGGGGGAATTGCTGCCTGGCAGGAGAGCGGAGGCGCGCTCGAGCGCGGTCCAGTCGTTCCCGCGCCCGCCGACTATCGCTCCGAGTGGCATCCTGAGATCCTCGCCGGCTGGCCCGAGGTGCGCGCCGCCATCGGGAAGCCGGGCACAGTTCTGCTCGACACGCGGTCGCGCGAGGAGTACACCGGCACCCTGGTCCGCTCCAAACATGGAGGCGCGATCCCCGGCGCGATCCACCTCGAATTCAGCAACAACATCGGTCCCGACGGCCGCCTCAAATCCCCCGACGAGCTGGCGGCTCTGTACCGGGCGCGCGGTGTCACCCCCGACAAAGAGGTGATCGCCTACTGTCACGGCGGCTACCGGGCAGCGCATACTTGGCTTGCCCTCACCGTTGCCGGCTATCCGCGCGTAAAAAATTATGTCAGCTCATGGGGCGAGTGGGGCAATCGCGATGATCTGCCCATTGAGCGCCCGAGCGCGCAGGATGACCCCGTCGCGTAG
- a CDS encoding ABC transporter substrate-binding protein, protein MNELRLAIPPGRSGFDVEQAGGNSDFHRLAYARLFVYPPTIDAETGALIGDVSRLEGQLAEGWEVSPDGRVYRVTLRRGILSPFGNELTAEDVRWGWERAFALRDVGKWVALVGSVPGPEAVVPVDRYTVEFRLRAANPTLLQQLTRSTPTIYDSTEARRHATAADPWAREWLAAHPAGYGPYALVSAEPWKETVFEASPAASIRPAFERVRFLIVPGRRRRLDLLREGAIDLLPDLTPAEAQALHASAGVRVYRSRSGSHVALMLNCQQPPFDNPLVRRAIAWAIPAQRILDEVYGGTAAPWRSPFPWPTPGMTEQFWEYDYDPARAAAALAEAGYGAGFASELFVDAANREHQACAEIVAQSLRTIGIDVAIERLDPATFWYGGRYLRAYPMLIWEDWHQVPDPYYALVHDYDPGRLGLINCGQYRNDRIAALIRLIENEPRWEARAALLREAQAIIAADAPNVPLAQPAVFLAARAEIKGLLFAPDRALRLDLLHRAETGT, encoded by the coding sequence ATGAACGAACTTCGCCTTGCGATCCCGCCTGGCCGCAGCGGCTTCGATGTGGAGCAGGCGGGCGGCAACAGCGATTTCCATCGCCTCGCCTACGCTCGGCTTTTCGTCTATCCGCCCACAATCGACGCCGAGACCGGCGCCCTGATCGGCGATGTCTCTCGCCTCGAGGGGCAGCTCGCCGAAGGATGGGAAGTGAGCCCCGATGGGCGGGTCTACCGGGTGACGCTCCGCCGCGGCATCCTCTCCCCGTTCGGCAACGAACTGACGGCCGAGGATGTGCGGTGGGGATGGGAGCGCGCGTTCGCACTGCGCGATGTCGGCAAGTGGGTGGCGCTCGTGGGGTCGGTTCCCGGTCCCGAGGCGGTCGTTCCGGTCGACCGCTATACCGTCGAATTCCGCTTGCGCGCCGCCAACCCGACGCTGCTGCAGCAACTGACGCGGTCGACGCCGACGATCTACGACTCAACCGAAGCGCGCCGCCACGCCACTGCCGCTGACCCGTGGGCACGGGAATGGCTTGCCGCCCACCCGGCAGGATACGGCCCCTACGCCCTCGTCTCCGCCGAGCCGTGGAAAGAGACGGTCTTCGAGGCCTCCCCCGCTGCCTCCATTCGGCCCGCATTTGAGCGTGTCCGCTTCCTTATCGTGCCGGGGCGGCGGAGACGGCTGGACCTCCTGCGCGAAGGCGCCATCGACCTCCTGCCTGACCTTACGCCCGCCGAGGCGCAGGCGCTGCATGCGAGTGCGGGCGTGCGGGTCTATCGCTCGCGGTCCGGCAGCCATGTCGCGCTGATGCTCAACTGCCAGCAGCCGCCCTTTGACAATCCGCTCGTTCGGCGCGCGATTGCGTGGGCGATCCCGGCGCAGCGCATTCTCGACGAGGTGTATGGCGGGACGGCCGCGCCTTGGCGCAGCCCGTTTCCCTGGCCGACCCCGGGGATGACCGAACAGTTCTGGGAGTACGACTACGATCCGGCGCGCGCCGCTGCCGCCCTCGCCGAAGCGGGCTATGGCGCGGGTTTCGCGAGCGAACTCTTCGTCGATGCCGCGAACCGGGAGCATCAGGCCTGCGCCGAGATCGTCGCCCAGTCCCTGCGGACGATCGGGATCGACGTCGCTATCGAGCGGCTCGACCCGGCGACGTTCTGGTACGGGGGGCGCTACCTGCGCGCCTACCCGATGCTGATCTGGGAAGATTGGCATCAGGTGCCAGACCCGTACTACGCGCTTGTTCACGACTACGATCCCGGCCGGCTCGGCCTCATTAACTGCGGCCAGTATCGCAATGACCGGATCGCGGCGCTCATCCGGCTGATCGAGAATGAGCCGCGCTGGGAAGCGCGGGCCGCTCTTCTGCGCGAAGCGCAAGCGATCATCGCCGCCGACGCCCCCAATGTGCCTCTCGCGCAGCCGGCAGTGTTCCTTGCCGCGCGCGCCGAGATCAAGGGGCTGCTCTTTGCCCCCGACCGCGCCCTTCGCCTCGACCTGCTGCACCGAGCGGAGACGGGCACCTGA
- a CDS encoding NUDIX hydrolase, whose product MPTDPCPCCGRPPCRPVTADAVVIRDGRVLLIQRRNEPFAGAYALPGGFVDPDETPAACALRELREECGLEGTIEALIGVYAEATRDPARHTVTVAYRVRTAEDAAARAGDDAASILWAPLDNLPPLAFDHAAILADVRAGARLVRLSG is encoded by the coding sequence ATGCCTACCGACCCCTGTCCCTGCTGCGGACGCCCGCCCTGCCGCCCCGTCACCGCCGATGCCGTCGTCATCCGCGACGGCCGCGTTCTGCTAATCCAGCGCCGCAACGAGCCGTTCGCCGGCGCGTACGCGCTGCCCGGCGGGTTTGTCGACCCTGACGAGACCCCTGCAGCGTGCGCGTTGCGCGAACTGCGCGAGGAATGCGGTCTTGAAGGGACGATCGAAGCGCTCATCGGCGTGTATGCGGAGGCGACCCGCGACCCCGCCCGCCACACTGTCACCGTTGCCTATCGTGTCCGCACCGCTGAGGACGCCGCCGCCCGCGCCGGCGACGACGCCGCGAGCATCCTCTGGGCACCGCTCGACAACTTGCCTCCTCTTGCCTTTGACCACGCCGCCATTCTTGCCGATGTCCGGGCGGGCGCTCGCCTTGTCCGCCTCAGCGGCTAG